In one window of Comamonas testosteroni DNA:
- a CDS encoding RNA 2'-phosphotransferase, translating into MKNPNTTARSKFLSLVLRHSPETIGLKLDEAGWAQTDELLACLARSGRPISLVDLQTMVADNNKQRYSFSADGKRIRANQGHSIKVELGLEARRPPAVLFHGTATRFLDAIFHEGLNRQSRHHVHLSESQAVAAQVGSRHGKLALLQVDAARMQGEGHVFYRSDNGVWLTDVVPARYLLKLAP; encoded by the coding sequence ATGAAAAACCCAAACACCACCGCTCGCAGCAAGTTCCTCAGCCTGGTGCTCAGGCACAGTCCCGAGACCATAGGACTCAAGCTTGACGAGGCGGGCTGGGCCCAGACCGATGAGCTGCTGGCCTGCCTGGCACGCTCCGGTCGGCCCATCAGTCTGGTGGATCTGCAGACCATGGTGGCTGACAACAACAAGCAACGCTATTCCTTCAGCGCGGATGGCAAGCGCATTCGTGCCAATCAGGGCCACTCCATCAAGGTCGAGCTGGGCCTTGAGGCAAGGCGTCCTCCGGCAGTGCTCTTCCACGGAACGGCCACGCGTTTTCTGGATGCGATTTTTCATGAGGGCCTGAACCGGCAGTCACGCCACCATGTCCATCTTTCCGAAAGCCAGGCAGTGGCTGCTCAGGTCGGCAGTCGCCATGGCAAGCTGGCCTTGCTGCAGGTGGATGCCGCGCGCATGCAGGGCGAGGGCCATGTGTTCTACCGCTCCGACAACGGTGTGTGGCTGACCGATGTCGTCCCTGCCCGGTATCTGCTGAAGCTGGCGCCATGA
- a CDS encoding HAD family hydrolase, translated as MNASGIIAVDADGVLLDYNRAYASAWERVFGERPALKRPDAYWAMDRWGVASLQGEALSRFRTSFDAQFWSSIPAIGGALQACEQLCAAGYELVCVSAIQPQFAEARQVNLRRLGFPISRVIATSGRTDPGPSPKAQALAQLQPLAFVDDFLPYFDGVGVRIHKALVLREQGGSPNTGPGLQAIDSTHATLADFSRWWLNHYQEEQT; from the coding sequence ATGAATGCCTCGGGAATCATCGCCGTCGACGCGGATGGCGTGCTGCTGGACTACAACCGGGCATATGCCTCAGCCTGGGAGCGGGTATTTGGCGAGCGGCCCGCGCTGAAGCGGCCTGACGCCTACTGGGCCATGGACCGCTGGGGTGTGGCCAGCCTGCAGGGCGAGGCCTTGAGCCGCTTTCGCACCAGCTTTGATGCGCAGTTCTGGTCAAGCATTCCCGCGATTGGCGGAGCGCTCCAGGCTTGCGAGCAGCTGTGCGCTGCGGGGTATGAGCTGGTCTGCGTGTCTGCGATCCAGCCGCAGTTTGCCGAGGCCCGGCAGGTCAATCTGCGGCGGCTGGGTTTTCCGATCTCGCGTGTGATTGCCACCAGCGGCCGCACTGATCCGGGTCCCAGCCCCAAGGCACAGGCCCTGGCGCAGTTGCAGCCCCTGGCATTTGTCGATGACTTTCTGCCGTATTTCGACGGCGTGGGAGTGCGGATTCACAAGGCGCTGGTGCTGCGCGAGCAAGGTGGGTCACCCAATACGGGGCCGGGTTTGCAGGCCATTGACTCCACTCACGCCACGCTGGCGGACTTTTCCCGTTGGTGGCTGAATCATTATCAAGAAGAACAGACATGA
- a CDS encoding ADP-ribosylglycohydrolase family protein, with amino-acid sequence MAWTEPAGFCADGRTRSVESRTMSTLDRFEGALLGLACGDAVGTTLEFRERGSFVPLTDMVGGGPFSLRAGQWTDDTSMALCLAESLVVKGGCDPGDQMTRYANWYQWGYWSSTGHCFDIGMATREAIQHYLRTGNALAGSDDARSAGNGSLMRLAPVAMAYAHDEQEVQERAALSSRTTHAAAECLDACRLFAVALSRALLGADKAQVLDLAALPFGSPRIAEIAQGSWRSKSREQIQSSGYVVHSLEAALWCFDRLDSFEAVVLEAANLGDDADTTAAIAGQIAGACWGRSGIPAHWLERLHQQADIRALAQSIYALNQGLAR; translated from the coding sequence ATGGCATGGACAGAACCTGCTGGGTTTTGCGCTGATGGCCGCACGCGCTCAGTTGAGAGCCGGACAATGAGCACGCTGGACCGTTTTGAAGGCGCTCTGCTGGGCCTGGCTTGTGGCGATGCCGTGGGTACGACGCTGGAGTTTCGGGAGCGTGGAAGCTTTGTGCCGCTGACCGATATGGTGGGGGGCGGGCCGTTTTCACTGAGGGCCGGACAATGGACGGATGACACGTCCATGGCTTTGTGCCTGGCCGAGAGCCTGGTTGTCAAAGGAGGTTGCGATCCCGGGGACCAGATGACGCGCTACGCCAACTGGTATCAGTGGGGTTACTGGAGCTCCACCGGTCACTGCTTTGATATCGGCATGGCAACGCGCGAGGCGATACAGCACTATCTGCGCACCGGCAATGCGCTGGCGGGAAGTGACGATGCGCGCAGCGCCGGCAATGGCTCGCTGATGCGGCTGGCCCCGGTGGCCATGGCGTATGCCCATGATGAGCAAGAGGTGCAGGAGCGGGCGGCGCTGAGCTCTCGCACCACGCATGCGGCTGCCGAGTGTCTGGATGCCTGCCGTCTGTTCGCCGTGGCACTGAGCCGCGCCCTGCTGGGCGCAGACAAGGCGCAGGTGCTGGATCTGGCTGCGCTGCCGTTTGGCAGCCCGCGCATCGCCGAGATTGCACAAGGCAGCTGGCGCAGCAAAAGCCGCGAGCAAATCCAGAGTTCGGGCTATGTGGTGCACAGCCTGGAAGCTGCTCTGTGGTGTTTTGACAGGCTCGATAGCTTTGAAGCCGTCGTGCTGGAGGCGGCCAACCTGGGTGACGATGCCGACACCACTGCGGCCATTGCAGGCCAGATTGCGGGTGCGTGCTGGGGGCGCAGCGGCATTCCTGCGCACTGGCTGGAAAGACTGCATCAGCAGGCCGATATTCGCGCGCTGGCGCAATCGATTTATGCGCTGAATCAGGGGCTGGCCCGATAG
- a CDS encoding branched-chain amino acid ABC transporter substrate-binding protein, which translates to MSMTDRSAQSRRVRTSCSLSLALVAVSLASAHAADAEKPLVVRIAHGGPVSGPIAALGKDEENGVRMAIDELNARKLQLGGRPVHWKLEAGDDAGDPGQATALARRFCDKKVAAVVGHLQSGTTLPAAKIYNECGIPNITPAATNPAITEAGYDDTFRVIANDRAMVNALLDYAVKHQGVKRIAIVDDRTAYGQGIVKLFEAAAAERDVQIVDKQYTSDKATQFASILTAIKGRKPDAIFFGGLDAQAGLMLRQMSQLAMNQMKFLGGDAQCSERLPAMADKAPTLKNVVCVMSGSSLGNMPGGLLWKQKYDQRFPGQYQVYSPYAYDATMVLAQAMLSADSAQAEAYLPRLRQTRHDGVTGTIAFDSQGELQNPRVTLYGYDSGERKELVISGH; encoded by the coding sequence ATGTCCATGACTGATCGCTCGGCCCAGAGCCGCCGTGTCCGCACCTCGTGTTCCCTGAGCCTGGCGCTGGTCGCCGTGTCCCTGGCGTCCGCCCATGCAGCGGATGCTGAAAAGCCTCTGGTGGTACGCATCGCCCATGGCGGACCGGTCTCGGGTCCCATCGCAGCCTTGGGCAAGGATGAGGAAAACGGCGTGCGCATGGCGATTGACGAGCTCAACGCCCGCAAGCTGCAGCTGGGCGGCCGCCCCGTGCATTGGAAGCTGGAGGCCGGCGACGATGCGGGCGATCCGGGCCAGGCCACGGCGTTGGCACGCCGTTTCTGCGACAAGAAGGTGGCGGCCGTGGTGGGGCATCTTCAGTCGGGCACCACGCTGCCGGCGGCCAAGATCTACAACGAGTGCGGTATTCCAAACATCACCCCAGCCGCCACCAATCCTGCGATTACCGAGGCCGGCTATGACGACACCTTCCGCGTCATCGCCAATGACCGGGCCATGGTCAATGCCTTGCTGGACTATGCCGTCAAGCACCAGGGCGTCAAACGCATCGCGATCGTGGACGATCGAACAGCCTATGGACAGGGCATCGTCAAGCTGTTTGAGGCCGCAGCTGCCGAGCGCGATGTGCAGATTGTCGACAAGCAGTACACCAGCGACAAGGCCACGCAATTTGCGTCCATTCTCACGGCCATCAAAGGCCGCAAACCCGATGCGATCTTCTTCGGCGGGCTCGATGCGCAGGCAGGTCTCATGCTGCGTCAGATGTCGCAGCTGGCCATGAATCAGATGAAATTCCTGGGCGGTGATGCGCAATGTTCGGAGCGCCTGCCCGCCATGGCTGACAAGGCGCCGACGCTCAAGAACGTGGTTTGCGTGATGAGCGGCAGCTCTCTGGGCAATATGCCTGGTGGTCTGCTTTGGAAGCAGAAGTATGACCAGCGCTTTCCCGGCCAGTATCAGGTCTACAGCCCTTACGCTTATGACGCGACCATGGTGCTGGCACAGGCCATGCTGAGCGCCGATTCGGCCCAGGCCGAGGCGTATCTGCCGCGCCTGCGCCAGACCCGCCACGACGGGGTGACGGGCACGATTGCCTTTGATTCGCAGGGCGAGCTGCAGAATCCGCGTGTCACGCTCTACGGCTATGACTCCGGCGAGCGCAAGGAACTGGTGATCAGCGGCCATTGA
- a CDS encoding STAS/SEC14 domain-containing protein — protein MLNYSLMKPEGILLLEPNGPLTEQDFDGVSQDVDDFLAEHPKLHGVMIQSKDFPGWENWAGFSAHMGFVRDHRHQVEQIALVTDSHLAGMAEFVGRHFTHAEVRHFPFTDEAMALQWLHAA, from the coding sequence ATGCTCAATTACTCCCTCATGAAACCCGAAGGCATCTTGCTGCTGGAGCCCAATGGGCCCCTGACCGAGCAGGATTTCGACGGCGTCAGTCAGGACGTGGACGATTTCCTGGCCGAGCATCCCAAACTGCATGGGGTGATGATTCAGTCCAAGGACTTTCCCGGCTGGGAAAACTGGGCCGGCTTCAGCGCCCATATGGGCTTTGTCAGAGACCATCGCCATCAGGTGGAGCAGATCGCTCTGGTGACCGACAGTCATCTGGCGGGCATGGCCGAGTTCGTCGGCAGGCATTTCACGCATGCCGAGGTCAGGCATTTCCCCTTTACCGACGAGGCCATGGCCTTGCAGTGGCTGCATGCGGCCTGA
- the tadA gene encoding tRNA adenosine(34) deaminase TadA, producing the protein MNLDASVHEHFMRLALEQARCAADCGEVPVGAVVVKDGQVIGRGHNSPLSAQDPTAHAEVLALREAARTLGNYRLEGCTLYVTLEPCTMCSGAMLHARVDAVVYGAAEPKTGAAGSVLDVFGYPAINHQTRVLRGVLAEQCSALMAEFFQLRRQEKKAQQPHPLRDWALRNADEAFADLPAWPWQPQWRSDLPALQGLRLAVVDEGPQDAALTWLCLHGSPGWGYGLRHLLPDLLAAGHRVVVPDLPGFGRSDQPKKDKQHSAQWHLQVIAELIEALNLRRLVLLGQGDGGRLGLAVAQALPERFAGAWLIDTWPLSTQPEQRQQWFEQAARKPGWDVARGMAELEGSSNAEEARAWNAPFAQPGHRAALKAWPRLQTELAVPPADLLQQWAQAGRLWLQPAATQQPVSVAQWRAAWLQAVPQLAAQASVWRQTRPGALVPAARQGGGAAAVEYFAP; encoded by the coding sequence ATGAATCTTGATGCTTCCGTGCACGAACACTTCATGCGCCTGGCGCTGGAGCAGGCGCGCTGCGCCGCCGATTGTGGCGAAGTGCCGGTGGGGGCCGTGGTCGTCAAGGACGGGCAGGTCATAGGCCGCGGTCATAACAGCCCGCTCTCTGCCCAGGATCCGACGGCCCATGCCGAGGTGCTGGCTCTGCGCGAAGCAGCTCGGACTCTCGGCAATTACCGGCTTGAGGGCTGCACGCTGTATGTGACGCTGGAGCCTTGCACCATGTGCAGCGGCGCCATGCTGCATGCGCGTGTGGATGCCGTGGTCTATGGTGCGGCCGAACCCAAGACCGGTGCGGCCGGATCGGTGCTCGATGTCTTCGGCTACCCCGCCATCAATCACCAGACGCGGGTGCTGCGCGGCGTGCTGGCCGAGCAATGCTCGGCGCTGATGGCCGAGTTCTTCCAGCTGCGACGCCAGGAAAAAAAGGCGCAGCAGCCGCACCCGCTCAGGGACTGGGCGCTGCGCAATGCCGATGAGGCGTTTGCCGACCTGCCCGCCTGGCCCTGGCAGCCGCAGTGGCGCAGCGACCTGCCGGCGCTGCAGGGCCTGCGTCTGGCGGTGGTCGATGAAGGGCCGCAGGATGCAGCGCTGACCTGGCTGTGTCTGCATGGCAGCCCGGGCTGGGGTTATGGCTTGCGGCATCTGCTGCCCGATTTGCTGGCCGCCGGTCATCGTGTGGTGGTGCCCGATTTGCCGGGCTTTGGCCGCAGCGACCAGCCCAAGAAAGACAAACAGCACAGCGCGCAATGGCATTTGCAAGTCATCGCCGAGCTGATCGAGGCGCTCAACCTGCGGCGGCTGGTACTGCTCGGGCAGGGCGATGGCGGTCGCCTGGGTCTGGCCGTGGCGCAAGCCCTGCCTGAGCGCTTTGCCGGTGCCTGGCTCATCGATACCTGGCCGCTGAGCACGCAGCCAGAGCAGCGTCAGCAATGGTTTGAACAGGCTGCGCGCAAGCCCGGTTGGGATGTGGCCAGGGGCATGGCCGAATTGGAGGGGAGCAGCAATGCCGAAGAGGCCCGCGCCTGGAATGCCCCGTTTGCGCAACCCGGTCATCGGGCCGCACTCAAGGCGTGGCCCCGCCTGCAGACCGAGCTTGCTGTGCCCCCCGCCGATCTGCTGCAGCAATGGGCGCAGGCTGGCAGGCTGTGGCTGCAGCCCGCAGCCACGCAGCAGCCCGTATCTGTCGCGCAATGGCGGGCGGCCTGGCTGCAGGCCGTGCCGCAACTGGCGGCGCAGGCCAGTGTCTGGCGGCAAACCCGGCCTGGCGCTCTGGTTCCTGCAGCACGGCAGGGCGGCGGTGCAGCGGCTGTGGAATACTTTGCGCCGTAG
- a CDS encoding LD-carboxypeptidase, whose translation MHDEHCGHDHHDHVHSADGSCCGHDHSHGGKHVYIYSPSGAVRDKAAFKRGIKQLEALGHEVEIDADALASSQRFAGDDATRLAAIHRAAASGADVALISRGGYGLTRILPGIKYKTVAKAIANGTKFVGLSDFTAFQLAMLAQTGSVTWAGPALNADFGVDSKKTGEPVDDIMLDCFEDLLSGQGEGAGWQMPRIGELPNGKPQLKDFYVPGGATLWGGNLAVLVSLLGTPYFPQVDGGILFIEDVGEHPYRIERMLTQLLLAGVLQKQKAVVFGQFTEFKLTTHDKGFKLQTVIDWLRMQLKRPVLQGLPFGHVPTKVLLPVGAQVSLSVEGRDALIYWGHV comes from the coding sequence GTGCATGACGAGCACTGCGGCCACGATCATCATGACCACGTGCACAGCGCCGATGGCAGCTGCTGCGGCCATGATCACAGCCATGGCGGCAAGCATGTCTATATCTATTCGCCCTCGGGTGCGGTGCGCGACAAGGCAGCCTTCAAGCGCGGCATCAAGCAGCTGGAGGCCCTGGGCCACGAGGTGGAGATCGATGCCGATGCACTGGCCAGCAGCCAGCGCTTTGCGGGTGACGACGCCACCCGTCTGGCGGCTATCCATCGCGCCGCCGCCAGCGGAGCCGATGTGGCGCTGATTTCGCGCGGCGGCTACGGTCTCACGCGCATCCTGCCGGGCATCAAGTACAAGACCGTGGCCAAGGCGATTGCCAATGGCACCAAGTTTGTCGGCCTCAGCGACTTCACGGCTTTTCAGCTGGCCATGCTGGCACAGACCGGTTCGGTCACCTGGGCCGGCCCCGCGCTCAACGCCGACTTCGGTGTGGACAGCAAAAAGACGGGCGAGCCCGTGGACGACATCATGCTGGACTGCTTCGAGGACCTGCTCAGCGGCCAGGGCGAGGGCGCGGGCTGGCAGATGCCCAGGATTGGCGAGTTGCCCAATGGCAAGCCCCAGCTCAAGGACTTCTATGTCCCCGGCGGAGCCACCCTGTGGGGCGGCAATCTGGCGGTGCTGGTGTCGCTGCTGGGCACGCCTTACTTCCCGCAGGTCGATGGCGGCATTCTGTTCATCGAAGACGTGGGCGAGCACCCCTACCGGATCGAGCGCATGCTGACGCAACTGCTGCTGGCGGGCGTGCTGCAAAAGCAAAAAGCCGTCGTCTTCGGCCAGTTCACCGAATTCAAGCTCACCACGCATGACAAGGGCTTCAAGCTGCAGACCGTCATCGACTGGCTGCGCATGCAGCTCAAGCGCCCCGTGCTGCAAGGCCTGCCCTTCGGCCATGTGCCCACCAAGGTGCTGCTGCCCGTGGGGGCGCAGGTGTCGCTGTCCGTGGAAGGGCGGGATGCGCTGATCTACTGGGGACATGTCTGA
- a CDS encoding NADAR family protein, whose translation MNRDYEIRSVADLVAQLDQGYRPKYLCFWGHQAERNGSVGKGCLSQWFSAPFTVQGDRFATAEHFMMAGKARLFGDEEARAQVLAAPSAASAKQIGRSVRNFNEARWKAECFDIVVSANVAKFSQNPALGEFLLRTGERVLVEASPRDRIWGIGLGAAHPDAEQPRKWHGQNLLGFALMAARAQLRAGQ comes from the coding sequence ATGAACCGAGATTACGAAATTCGATCCGTAGCCGATCTGGTGGCCCAGCTCGACCAAGGCTACCGCCCCAAATACCTTTGTTTCTGGGGGCATCAAGCCGAAAGGAATGGCTCAGTGGGCAAAGGCTGCCTGAGCCAGTGGTTTTCTGCTCCATTCACTGTGCAGGGGGATCGCTTTGCCACGGCGGAGCATTTCATGATGGCAGGCAAGGCGCGGCTGTTTGGGGACGAAGAGGCGCGCGCGCAGGTGCTGGCTGCGCCGTCTGCGGCCAGTGCCAAGCAGATAGGGCGCAGCGTGCGCAATTTCAACGAGGCACGCTGGAAGGCGGAGTGCTTCGACATTGTAGTGAGCGCCAATGTCGCCAAATTTTCCCAGAACCCGGCCCTGGGGGAGTTTCTGCTGAGAACCGGCGAGCGTGTGCTGGTCGAGGCCAGTCCGCGCGACCGCATCTGGGGCATCGGCCTGGGCGCTGCCCATCCCGATGCCGAGCAGCCGCGCAAATGGCATGGACAGAACCTGCTGGGTTTTGCGCTGATGGCCGCACGCGCTCAGTTGAGAGCCGGACAATGA
- the fusA gene encoding elongation factor G, translating to MARHTPIEHYRNIGISAHIDAGKTTTTERILFYTGVNHKLGEVHDGAATMDWMEQEQERGITITSAATTAFWSGMEHNFPAHRINIIDTPGHVDFTIEVERSMRVLDGAVMVYDSVGGVQPQSETVWRQANKYKVPRLAFVNKMDRVGADFFRVRQMMVDRLKAHPVPIVIPIGAEADFHGLVDLIKMKAIFWDDESQGVKFEYREIPAALLASAQEWRQKMVEAAAEASEALTEKYLDSGDLGAEDIITGLRLRTIATEIQPMLCGSAFKNRGVQRLLDAIVELMPSPLDVPAIEGHSEDDSASTTLIRHASDDEKFAALAFKLMTDPFVGQLTFVRVYSGVLTKGDLVYNPTRGKKERIGRIVQMHANARQEIDEIRAGDIAACVGLKDVSTGETLCDPQAPIVLEKISFPEPVIAQAVEPKSKADQEKMGQALARLAAEDPSFRVSSDEESGQTIIAGMGELHLEIIVDRMRREFNVAANVGKPQVAYRETIRKKVSDVDGKFVRQSGGKGQYGHVVLTVEPLESGKGFEFVDDIKGGVIPREFIPAVERGLREAMNSGVLAGHPVVDVRVRLTFGSYHEVDSSEQAFRMAAILGFKEACRRADPVILEPIMAVEVETPEEYAGAVMGNLSSRRGAVQGMDDMAGDGKTIRAEVPLSEMFGYATHLRSMTQGRATYTMEFKRYAQAPQQAAASAHASGAATGHRKQG from the coding sequence ATGGCTCGCCACACGCCCATAGAGCACTATCGCAATATCGGCATCTCCGCGCATATCGATGCCGGCAAGACCACCACCACCGAGCGCATACTGTTCTATACCGGGGTCAACCACAAGCTCGGCGAAGTCCATGACGGCGCGGCCACCATGGACTGGATGGAGCAGGAGCAGGAACGCGGCATCACCATCACCTCGGCGGCCACCACGGCCTTCTGGTCGGGCATGGAGCACAACTTCCCGGCCCATCGCATCAACATCATCGACACCCCCGGCCACGTGGACTTCACCATCGAGGTCGAACGCTCCATGCGCGTGCTCGACGGCGCTGTCATGGTCTACGACTCCGTGGGCGGCGTGCAGCCTCAGTCGGAGACCGTCTGGCGCCAGGCCAACAAGTACAAGGTGCCGCGCCTGGCCTTCGTCAACAAGATGGACCGCGTGGGCGCCGACTTCTTTCGTGTGCGCCAGATGATGGTGGACCGCCTCAAGGCCCACCCGGTTCCCATCGTCATCCCCATCGGAGCCGAGGCTGATTTTCACGGCCTCGTCGACCTCATCAAGATGAAAGCCATCTTCTGGGACGACGAGTCGCAGGGCGTGAAATTCGAGTACCGGGAGATCCCGGCAGCGCTTTTGGCCAGCGCACAGGAATGGCGCCAGAAGATGGTGGAGGCCGCTGCCGAGGCCAGTGAAGCACTGACAGAGAAGTACCTGGACAGCGGCGACCTCGGCGCCGAGGACATCATCACCGGCCTGAGGCTACGCACCATTGCCACCGAAATTCAGCCCATGCTCTGCGGCTCGGCCTTCAAGAATCGAGGCGTGCAGCGTCTGCTCGACGCGATTGTCGAGCTCATGCCTTCGCCGCTCGATGTTCCGGCTATCGAAGGCCATAGCGAGGATGACAGCGCCAGCACCACGCTGATACGCCATGCCAGCGATGACGAGAAATTCGCCGCCCTGGCCTTCAAGCTCATGACCGACCCCTTCGTGGGCCAGTTGACCTTTGTGCGTGTTTACTCGGGCGTGCTGACCAAGGGCGATCTGGTCTACAACCCGACCCGGGGTAAAAAGGAGCGCATAGGCCGCATCGTGCAGATGCATGCCAACGCACGCCAGGAGATCGACGAAATCCGCGCAGGCGACATTGCGGCCTGCGTGGGTCTCAAGGACGTGAGCACGGGCGAGACGCTGTGTGATCCGCAAGCGCCCATCGTGCTGGAGAAGATCTCCTTTCCCGAACCCGTCATCGCCCAGGCCGTGGAGCCCAAGAGCAAGGCCGACCAGGAAAAAATGGGCCAGGCACTGGCGCGCCTCGCCGCCGAAGACCCGTCCTTCAGAGTCAGCAGCGACGAGGAGTCGGGCCAGACCATCATTGCCGGCATGGGCGAGTTGCACCTGGAAATCATCGTCGACCGCATGAGACGCGAATTCAATGTGGCCGCCAATGTGGGCAAGCCTCAGGTGGCATACCGCGAAACCATTCGCAAGAAAGTCAGCGATGTGGACGGCAAGTTCGTGCGCCAGTCCGGCGGCAAGGGCCAGTACGGCCATGTGGTGCTGACCGTGGAGCCGCTGGAATCGGGCAAGGGCTTTGAATTCGTCGACGACATCAAGGGCGGAGTGATTCCACGCGAATTCATCCCCGCCGTGGAAAGAGGCCTGCGCGAAGCCATGAACTCGGGCGTTCTGGCCGGCCACCCGGTGGTCGATGTGCGAGTGCGGCTGACCTTCGGCTCCTACCATGAGGTGGACTCCTCGGAGCAGGCCTTCCGCATGGCCGCCATCCTGGGCTTCAAGGAGGCCTGCAGGAGAGCCGACCCGGTGATTCTGGAGCCCATCATGGCCGTCGAGGTGGAAACACCCGAGGAATACGCAGGCGCCGTGATGGGCAATCTGTCCTCGCGCCGTGGTGCCGTGCAGGGCATGGACGATATGGCGGGCGACGGCAAGACCATCAGGGCCGAGGTGCCGTTATCGGAAATGTTCGGCTATGCCACGCACCTGCGCTCCATGACTCAGGGGCGCGCCACCTACACCATGGAGTTCAAGCGCTACGCACAGGCCCCGCAGCAGGCAGCCGCCAGTGCGCATGCTTCTGGCGCAGCGACCGGCCACCGGAAACAGGGCTAG